In Microbacterium enclense, one genomic interval encodes:
- a CDS encoding ABC transporter ATP-binding protein: protein MTESLLDIQGLSVDYVTDRGRHTAVSDVSLAVGPGRVTALVGESGSGKSTLGQAVLGLLPNAARVASGSIRLGELELLGLPERRLRALRGARIGLVPQDPTGSLNPVRTVGASIAETFRVHGDRDHAKIRRRVLELLERVGIDDPATRARQFPHELSGGMKQRVLIASAIALEPALIVADEPTSALDVTVQKTVLDLIDSLRRESGTGVLLITHDLAVAADRADNVVVLRGGTVQETGRASEVLAHPTAEYTRTLLADAPSLSSVVERRIPDATTARPLIEVEGLRREFARRGAEPFVAVDDVSFTVAAGTTHALVGESGSGKTTTGRAVAGFQRPTAGTVRVDGIDVTALSGRGLRDYRRTVQLVYQNPLASLDPRQRVGRAIEEPLRNFGLGNASARSERVQHQLEQVALDPALASRYPAELSGGQRQRVAIARALVLDPRVVVLDEAVSALDVTVQAQILRLLARLQEELGLTYLFISHDLAVVRQIADTVSVLRRGRQVETGPVARVFSDPRTDDTRQLLAAIPGTAYNDETAHEAETETTR from the coding sequence GTGACCGAGTCACTGCTCGACATCCAGGGGCTCAGCGTCGACTACGTCACCGACCGGGGTCGTCACACCGCCGTCAGCGACGTCTCGCTCGCGGTGGGTCCCGGTCGCGTCACTGCGCTCGTCGGGGAGTCGGGGTCGGGCAAGTCGACCCTCGGCCAGGCCGTGCTGGGGCTGTTGCCGAACGCGGCGCGGGTGGCATCCGGAAGCATCCGTCTCGGTGAGCTCGAGCTGCTCGGACTCCCCGAGCGGCGCCTTCGCGCCCTGCGTGGCGCGCGCATCGGGCTCGTCCCCCAGGATCCGACCGGCTCGCTCAATCCCGTCCGGACGGTGGGGGCGAGCATCGCCGAGACCTTCCGCGTGCACGGCGACCGCGATCACGCGAAGATCCGCCGGCGCGTGCTCGAGCTGCTCGAGCGCGTCGGCATCGACGACCCCGCGACCCGCGCGCGCCAGTTCCCGCACGAGCTGTCGGGCGGGATGAAGCAGCGCGTGCTCATCGCCTCGGCGATCGCGCTCGAACCCGCCCTCATCGTCGCCGATGAGCCGACGAGCGCTCTCGACGTCACGGTGCAGAAGACCGTGCTCGACCTCATCGACAGCCTGCGACGTGAGAGCGGCACCGGCGTGCTCCTCATCACGCACGACCTCGCGGTGGCGGCCGACCGGGCCGACAACGTGGTCGTGCTGCGCGGCGGCACCGTGCAGGAGACCGGCCGTGCGTCCGAGGTGCTCGCTCACCCCACCGCGGAGTACACGCGCACACTGCTCGCCGACGCGCCGTCGCTGTCGAGCGTGGTCGAACGACGGATCCCGGATGCCACGACCGCCCGCCCCCTCATCGAGGTGGAGGGTCTGCGTCGGGAGTTCGCGCGCCGCGGGGCCGAGCCTTTCGTCGCGGTCGACGACGTGTCGTTCACGGTCGCGGCGGGAACGACCCACGCGCTCGTCGGAGAGTCGGGGTCGGGCAAGACCACCACGGGCCGGGCTGTCGCCGGATTCCAGCGCCCCACCGCGGGTACCGTCCGGGTCGATGGGATCGATGTCACGGCGTTGTCGGGCCGGGGCCTGCGTGACTACCGGCGCACCGTGCAGCTCGTGTACCAGAACCCCCTGGCATCCCTCGATCCGCGTCAGCGCGTCGGGCGGGCGATCGAGGAGCCCCTGCGCAACTTCGGGCTCGGGAACGCCTCCGCGCGCTCCGAGCGCGTCCAGCATCAGCTCGAGCAGGTCGCCCTCGACCCCGCGCTCGCCTCGCGTTACCCGGCGGAGCTGTCGGGCGGGCAACGCCAGCGCGTGGCGATCGCCCGCGCGCTCGTGCTGGATCCGCGGGTGGTCGTGCTGGATGAGGCGGTGTCGGCCCTCGATGTGACCGTGCAGGCGCAGATCCTGCGGCTGCTCGCGCGCCTGCAGGAAGAACTGGGTCTGACGTACCTGTTCATCTCCCACGATCTCGCCGTGGTGCGCCAGATCGCGGATACCGTGTCGGTGCTGCGGCGCGGGCGTCAGGTCGAGACCGGACCCGTCGCGCGCGTGTTCAGCGATCCGCGTACCGACGACACCCGACAGCTGCTCGCGGCCATTCCGGGAACGGCATACAACGATGAGACGGCCCACGAGGCGGAAACGGAGACGACGCGATGA
- a CDS encoding TIGR04028 family ABC transporter substrate-binding protein, which produces MPLPRPLRRLALAATAAVATAALLAGCSGGGTGSGESVNSEPVTGGTLTYLEPQTWTTLYPPAAGFYPNGGIVNNITDRLLYQDPETLELQPWIATALPEVNEDATQYTFTIREGVTYSDGTPLDAANVVANFDLFGKGDSSRKLTQSEVINNYDHGEVVDPTTVRFFFTAPSPGFAQAVSTINSGLVSNSTLAKTAETFGPGNATTVIGSGPFVIGAEEVGTKVTLKARDDYAWAPPSREHQGRPYLDGIDLIVAAEDSVRVGTVVAGQADAARQIEAPDEAQFAAPGLALVAAPTNGVNNGLSFRFRNPLLNDIRVRQAIIAGIDRQDIVDTLFTANYPLATGALAKTALGYTDTSSFYAYDPDKAASLLDEAGWVPGSDGIRVKDGQRLAIAFNEALPQPRSAEVVTIIQEQLAKLGIEVSLVPGDMAAQTAASLDENVVQVYHSMVGRADFDVLKSQYFSKNRNTLLNLHPADGSVGDPELDTLLAAIASTPTVEGRTAASAAAQQYLAEQAYILPIFEEPQVFGLRGDVKGFHTESVGRPSFAEVWLDR; this is translated from the coding sequence ATGCCCCTGCCCCGCCCTCTTCGCCGCCTCGCGCTCGCCGCGACCGCGGCGGTCGCCACCGCGGCCCTGCTCGCCGGATGCTCGGGCGGAGGGACCGGATCGGGAGAGTCCGTCAACTCCGAGCCCGTGACCGGGGGCACGCTCACCTACCTCGAGCCGCAGACCTGGACGACGCTGTACCCGCCGGCCGCGGGCTTCTACCCCAACGGGGGCATCGTCAACAACATCACCGACCGTCTGCTCTACCAGGACCCCGAGACGCTCGAACTCCAGCCCTGGATCGCCACCGCTCTTCCCGAGGTGAACGAGGATGCCACGCAGTACACGTTCACGATCCGCGAGGGCGTGACGTATTCCGACGGCACCCCGCTGGACGCGGCGAACGTCGTCGCCAACTTCGACCTCTTCGGCAAGGGCGACTCGTCGCGCAAGCTCACGCAGTCCGAGGTGATCAACAACTACGACCACGGCGAGGTCGTCGACCCGACCACGGTCCGTTTCTTCTTCACCGCCCCCTCCCCCGGCTTCGCGCAGGCGGTGTCGACGATCAACTCGGGTCTCGTGTCGAACTCGACGCTCGCCAAGACCGCTGAGACGTTCGGCCCGGGCAACGCGACCACCGTCATCGGTTCGGGTCCGTTCGTCATCGGTGCCGAAGAGGTCGGCACGAAGGTGACGCTGAAGGCCCGTGACGACTACGCGTGGGCTCCCCCGTCGCGCGAGCACCAGGGGCGCCCCTACCTCGACGGGATCGATCTGATCGTCGCCGCCGAAGACAGCGTGCGCGTCGGCACCGTGGTGGCGGGGCAGGCGGATGCCGCGCGCCAGATCGAGGCTCCCGATGAGGCGCAGTTCGCGGCCCCCGGCCTCGCACTCGTCGCCGCTCCCACGAACGGTGTCAACAACGGCCTGAGCTTCCGGTTCCGCAACCCGCTGCTGAACGACATCCGCGTGCGCCAGGCGATCATTGCCGGCATCGACCGGCAGGACATCGTCGACACTCTCTTCACCGCGAACTACCCGCTCGCCACCGGTGCACTGGCCAAGACCGCGCTCGGCTACACCGACACCTCTTCGTTCTACGCCTACGACCCCGATAAGGCCGCATCGCTCCTCGACGAGGCCGGGTGGGTGCCGGGCTCCGATGGCATCCGCGTGAAGGACGGTCAGCGTCTCGCGATCGCCTTCAACGAGGCACTCCCCCAGCCGCGCTCGGCCGAGGTGGTCACGATCATCCAGGAGCAGCTCGCCAAGCTCGGCATCGAGGTGTCGCTCGTGCCCGGCGACATGGCCGCGCAGACCGCCGCCTCGCTCGATGAGAACGTCGTGCAGGTGTACCACTCGATGGTCGGTCGCGCCGACTTCGACGTCCTCAAGTCGCAGTACTTCTCGAAGAACCGCAACACGCTGCTGAACCTGCACCCGGCCGACGGCTCGGTGGGTGACCCCGAGCTTGACACGCTGCTCGCGGCGATCGCGTCGACCCCGACCGTCGAGGGGCGCACCGCCGCCTCCGCCGCCGCGCAGCAGTACCTCGCGGAGCAGGCGTACATCCTGCCGATCTTCGAGGAGCCGCAGGTGTTCGGTCTCCGTGGTGACGTGAAGGGCTTCCACACCGAGTCGGTGGGTCGCCCGAGCTTCGCCGAGGTGTGGCTCGACCGCTGA
- a CDS encoding ABC transporter permease, protein MTGTAAALLTDPLVPARAERRRRRPAVGILLSLLVLAIAIAWAIVPGLFAPGDPTAGIGSQALQPPSAAHWFGTDATGRDLYTRVVHGASQSLLGAVIAVGVGFVAGTAVGVIAGSRPGPVDDVLMRGVDVLLAIPGLLLSLSIIILLGFGTANAALAVGVTSIAAFARLARSQVVSVRVSDFVEAAYGSGGTFWTVLWRHILPNSLTAVLALAALQFGSAVLQIATLGFLGYGAPPPTPEWGLLVSEGRNYIATAWWLTTLPGIVIALVVLSANRLSGAIRRGGTP, encoded by the coding sequence ATGACCGGTACCGCTGCTGCCCTGCTGACGGATCCCCTCGTCCCCGCGCGCGCCGAACGGCGGCGACGGCGTCCGGCTGTCGGCATCCTGCTCTCTCTGCTCGTGCTCGCGATCGCGATCGCGTGGGCGATCGTGCCGGGGCTGTTCGCGCCGGGCGACCCGACCGCCGGGATCGGCTCGCAAGCCCTGCAGCCGCCGAGCGCCGCGCACTGGTTCGGAACGGATGCCACGGGCCGAGACCTCTACACGCGTGTGGTGCACGGGGCGTCGCAGTCGCTCCTCGGCGCGGTGATCGCGGTCGGTGTGGGCTTCGTCGCGGGCACCGCGGTCGGCGTCATCGCGGGTTCGCGACCCGGGCCGGTCGACGACGTCCTCATGCGCGGCGTCGACGTGCTCCTGGCGATCCCCGGGCTGCTGCTGTCGCTCAGCATCATCATCCTGCTCGGCTTCGGCACCGCCAACGCGGCGCTCGCCGTGGGTGTCACCTCGATCGCGGCCTTCGCGCGTCTCGCACGCTCCCAGGTGGTGAGCGTGCGCGTGAGCGACTTCGTCGAAGCGGCGTACGGCAGCGGCGGCACGTTCTGGACGGTGCTGTGGCGACACATCCTGCCCAACTCCCTCACCGCGGTGCTCGCCCTCGCCGCGCTCCAGTTCGGCTCGGCGGTGCTGCAGATCGCAACCCTCGGCTTCCTCGGCTACGGCGCTCCCCCGCCCACGCCCGAGTGGGGACTGCTCGTGTCGGAGGGGCGCAACTACATCGCCACCGCCTGGTGGCTCACGACGCTTCCCGGCATCGTGATCGCTCTCGTCGTGCTCTCGGCCAACCGGTTGAGCGGCGCCATCCGCCGAGGAGGAACCCCGTGA
- a CDS encoding ABC transporter permease, with the protein MIYVLRRLGQAVLVLLLAYTVAYVLLAALPGDAVVARFASPELGLSPDQLAAIREAYGFDRPLWQRYLESVFAFIRGDFGYSVQSGAAVSTLLATALPSSLVLAAWGLGVSILLAIGIAVAATFGPRFIRRGFQSLPPLFVSIPVFFVGIVLIQVFSFRLGLIPVINASPVQALILPVATLAIPLSAPLAQVLIRSIDEVRAQPFIAVVRARGASTSWLLWRNVARNAVLPALTMAGLIFGELVGGAVVTESVFGRAGVGQLTAQAVAARDAPVLLAVVVFSALAFVVINLLVDLAYPVLDPRLRGARR; encoded by the coding sequence ATGATCTACGTGCTGCGCCGCCTGGGACAGGCGGTTTTGGTGTTGTTGCTGGCGTACACCGTGGCGTACGTGCTGCTGGCGGCGCTGCCGGGCGACGCCGTCGTCGCCCGATTCGCCAGCCCCGAGCTCGGCCTGTCGCCCGACCAGCTCGCGGCCATCCGCGAGGCCTACGGTTTCGACCGGCCGCTGTGGCAGCGCTATCTGGAGTCGGTGTTCGCGTTCATCCGCGGCGACTTCGGGTACTCGGTCCAGTCGGGCGCCGCGGTCTCGACACTGCTCGCCACCGCCCTGCCCTCCTCCCTCGTCCTCGCGGCGTGGGGTCTCGGCGTCTCGATCCTGCTGGCGATCGGGATCGCCGTCGCCGCGACCTTCGGTCCCCGGTTCATCCGGCGCGGCTTCCAGTCGCTGCCGCCGCTGTTCGTCTCGATCCCCGTGTTCTTCGTGGGCATCGTGCTGATCCAGGTGTTCTCGTTCCGCTTGGGGCTCATCCCTGTGATCAACGCCAGCCCGGTACAGGCGCTCATCCTCCCGGTCGCGACCCTCGCGATCCCGCTGTCGGCCCCGCTGGCTCAGGTGCTCATCCGCAGCATCGACGAGGTGCGGGCGCAGCCCTTCATCGCCGTGGTCCGCGCACGCGGTGCGTCGACGTCGTGGCTGCTCTGGCGCAACGTCGCCCGCAACGCGGTGCTGCCCGCCCTGACGATGGCGGGGCTCATCTTCGGCGAGCTCGTCGGCGGGGCGGTCGTGACCGAGAGCGTCTTCGGACGCGCCGGCGTCGGCCAGCTCACCGCCCAGGCGGTCGCCGCCCGTGACGCCCCCGTGCTGTTGGCGGTCGTCGTGTTCTCGGCGCTCGCCTTCGTCGTCATCAATCTTCTGGTCGACCTCGCCTACCCGGTACTCGACCCGCGCCTGCGAGGAGCCCGCCGATGA